A region from the Salvia splendens isolate huo1 chromosome 15, SspV2, whole genome shotgun sequence genome encodes:
- the LOC121768400 gene encoding KIN17-like protein, with translation MGKNEFLTPKAIANRIKAKGLQKLRWYCQMCQKQCRDENGFKCHCMSESHQRQMQVFGQNPTRIISGYSEEFESMFLEHMKRSHRFSRIAATVVYNEYISDRNHVHMNSTKWATLTEFIKYLGKAGKLKVEETPKGWFITYIDNDSETLFKERMKNKRLKADMVEEEKMEREIQKQIERAEQMVGSDKGGDEEGLAKSRMLEKTDEEGGAKIKLSLGQSKKNPEMNGKRGDNTRLLFDEVEPESSSGKRRREGEGSSKNASVLDEMMKEEEKAKERINRKDYWVCPGIVVKVMSKALVDKGYYKQKGVVRKVIDKYCGEIEMLENKHVLRVDQEELETVLPQIGGLVKIVNGVYRGQIARLLSIDTDRFCAKVQIEKGVYDGRVLKAVEYEDICKLA, from the coding sequence ATGGGGAAGAATGAATTCCTAACCCCGAAGGCTATCGCGAACCGGATCAAGGCGAAAGGTCTGCAGAAGCTGCGATGGTATTGCCAAATGTGCCAAAAACAATGCCGCGACGAGAACGGATTCAAGTGCCATTGTATGAGTGAGTCCCACCAGCGCCAGATGCAGGTCTTCGGCCAGAACCCCACCCGAATCATCAGTGGATACTCCGAGGAATTCGAGAGCATGTTCCTCGAGCACATGAAGCGGAGCCACCGCTTCAGCCGCATCGCCGCCACCGTCGTCTACAACGAGTACATCTCTGACCGCAACCACGTCCACATGAATTCCACCAAGTGGGCGACACTGACGGAGTTCATCAAGTATTTGGGGAAGGCCGGCAAGTTGAAGGTGGAAGAGACCCCCAAAGGCTGGTTCATCACCTACATCGATAACGATTCCGAGACTCTGTTcaaggagaggatgaagaataaGCGCCTTAAGGCGgatatggtggaggaggagaagaTGGAGAGGGAGATTCAGAAACAAATTGAGCGAGCTGAGCAGATGGTTGGGAGTGACAAGGGTGGTGATGAAGAAGGACTTGCTAAATCGAGAATGTTGGAGAAGACTGATGAGGAGGGTGGAGCAAAGATCAAGTTAAGCTTGGGGCAGTCGAAAAAGAACCCGGAGATGAATGGGAAACGGGGGGATAATACTAGGTTGTTGTTTGATGAGGTCGAGCCAGAGAGTAGTAGTGGGAAGCGGAGAAGAGAAGGCGAGGGTTCGAGTAAGAATGCATCAGTTTTGGATGAGATGATGAAAGAGGAGGAGAAAGCTAAGGAAAGGATCAATAGAAAGGACTATTGGGTTTGCCCAGGGATTGTTGTGAAGGTTATGAGTAAAGCTTTGGTGGATAAGGGGTACTACAAGCAGAAAGGCGTCGTGCGCAAGGTGATTGATAAATACTGTGGGGAGATTGAGATGCTTGAGAATAAGCATGTATTGAGGGTTGATCAGGAGGAGTTAGAGACGGTGCTTCCTCAGATAGGGGGTCTTGTCAAGATAGTGAATGGCGTGTATCGCGGTCAGATTGCAAGGTTACTGTCAATTGATACTGATAGATTTTGTGCCAAGGTGCAGATTGAGAAGGGAGTATATGATGGAAGAGTTCTCAAGGCTGTTGAGTATGAAGATATTTGCAAACTAGCTTAG